A segment of the Methylomonas paludis genome:
CCTATGGATAGGGTGGTATGCGGCGATGTCGGCTTTGGCAAAACTGAAGTGGCGATGCGCGCTACGTTTATCGCCGTGCAGAGCGGCAAACAGGTAGCCGTATTGGTACCGACTACTTTGCTGGCGCTGCAGCATTATCAGAATTTTCGTGACCGGTTTGCCGACTGGCCGATTCGGGTTGAAGTCATGTCACGGTTTGTCTCGCCCAAACAGCAAAAAGCCATTACTGAAGATTTAGCTGCCGGCAAAGTAGATGTAGTGATAGGTACACATAAACTATTGTCCAAAGATATGCAATATCAAAGTCTGGGTCTGGTGATTATTGATGAGGAGCACCGGTTTGGCGTTACCCAGAAAGAATACTTTAAAAAGTTGCGTTACGAATTAGACATGCTCACCTTAACGGCTACACCGATTCCGCGCACCCTGAATATGGCCATGTCCGGTTTGCGTGACATTTCCATTATTGCTACACCACCGCCCAACCGTCATGCCATTAAAACCTTTATCAGTGAGTGGATAGAATCTCAAATTCAGGAAGCTTGTCAGCGCGAAATCAAACGCGGTGGTCAGGTGTTTTTTCTGCACAATGATGTTAAAACCATGGACAAAATGTCCCGCGAATTACAAGTTCTGGTGCCGGAAGCCAGAATCCGGTTTGCTCACGGGCAAATGGCAGAGCGAGAATTGGAGCAGATCATGCTGGATTTCTATCATCAGCGCTTTAATATTTTGGTTAGCACCACGATTATCGAGAGCGGTATTGATATACCTAGCGCCAATACCATTATCATCAATCGTGCCGATAAACTTGGGCTGGCTCAGCTGCATCAGTTGCGCGGTAGGGTAGGTCGTTCACATCATCGCGCCTATGCCTACTGCATAGTGCCACCCAAAGCCCTGATGACTGGTGATGCCATTAAACGGCTGGAGGCTTTTGAAACTTCAGGCGAACTGGGCGCCGGTTTCATGCTGTCCTCTCACGACATGGAAATTCGCGGTGCAGGGGAATTACTGGGTGATGAACAAAGTGGACAAATCCAGGAGATCGGCTTTACTTTATACACCGAGTTACTGGAACGCGCCGTCAATGCGCTGAAATCCGGCAAACAGCCGGAGTTGGATGCACCGCTGGAAACTGGTCCGGAAGTTGACCTGCAAACCGCAGCCTTAATACCGGAGAGTTATTTGCCGGATATTCATGCCCGGTTGGTATTGTATAAACGTATCTCCAGTGCCGAAACGGCTGAAGATTTGCGCTTGCTGAAAATAGAAATGATAGATCGGTTTGGCTTACTTCCCGATCAGGTAAAAGCCCTGTTTAGTGTTACCGAATTAAAACAGCAAGCCGAACATTTGGGTATCAGAAAATTGGAAGCACATAGTGCCGGTGGCCGAATTGTTTTTTCCGCTACGCCGCAGATAGATGCCGGTGAATTGATTAAAATGATACAAACTCAGCCGCAAGCTTATAAATTCGATGGTGCAGATAAATTGCGATTCACTTATACCTGCAAAGATTTCGATGATAAGGTGACGTTTATTGACACCTTATTGAACAGGCTGGCACCGAAATGAATGATGCCCTGATAAGTCCGGAGCTGGAATCAGCGGAATGTCGATACGGCTGACTAAAATGCCTTATTTCCCATAGTTCCTTGATAAGAACTGCAATTTATCCCAAGGAAAATTTTTTAAAATCGCCCAGCTTTGTTTGCCGGCAAATAAAGCAGGATAAGGATTTGCCAAGCCTAGAGCTGTATAAGACAGCACGTTTTCGGCACGTAAGGAAATCGCTCCACTTTTATCCCAGACAACGAAGCCATAGATTTGAGCGGCTTTGGCAATGATTTTGGCTACCGATGTCAGTTTTAACGCATCTAAGTTGATAGAGGGATCCAACCTGAAGCGGGTGCCTTCCGGTATCCGATGGGGGAGATTTTTAGGGTTGCTACCATCGGAGCGATTAGCTGGCCAGGAAAAGATGCTTTTATCGGCTAGTTCAACCAGTGATATGCCAATGACATGATTGATTTGACCGCTTTGTAGCTCCTCTGCAGTAATTTGTCCAGCCGCCAAAGGCAAACCCGTGGCCGTGGCTCCATAAGGCCAGGGGAAAATTCCATTAGACTTAGAGAAGTTTTTGATTTGACCGCCCCAACAGGCTTGCCAAGTACCATTAACATGCCGCATTTTCCAGAATTCCCATAGGCTATCATGGACTGGATCGTATATGGCCATTTCCGCATCACTATCCGGTGAACTGACGGCGTCGCTCGGTACGGGAATTTTGCTTAGTTGTGCTTTCAAACCTGGATTTGATTTTGTGGAATGTTGGCAATTCCATTGCCGCACAGACACAGTGGGTGTGCCGGGTTTAGCAATAAATACTGGAGCAGTGTAGGTATCCGTCATTATCGAAACCGTACCATAAAAGGAATTAAACTGACGGATAAATTCGGTGACATAATTACCAGAATTGGGGTCCAGAGGGACATCGCTAGGGATGGGTTTATGCCAAAAACTTGATGGTAAGGCTGGTATGCTTGCTGGGCAAGTCGATCCTGACCATAGCAGTAGCCAAATTATAAAATGTATTTTTGGAATCTTCATATTTTTCCTTTGTAATGGCATTAGAAACAGTCGTATATAACTGCGATCTAATATCCAAGCGTTAGACGAAGCTGGCAAAGTGATAAATATAATGTCTGTGTTGGTGCTGACACATTAATCGCCGTCGGCAGATATTCAATTTGTGATTTTTTAGGATTTTTCACAGTGAAATCAGTTGGATAAATATTATCTATGATAACTTGCTGTTTTAAATTTTCGGTTTATTTAATTGTTCACTTAAATATCAATTATTTACTTGTC
Coding sequences within it:
- a CDS encoding DUF4124 domain-containing protein translates to MTDTYTAPVFIAKPGTPTVSVRQWNCQHSTKSNPGLKAQLSKIPVPSDAVSSPDSDAEMAIYDPVHDSLWEFWKMRHVNGTWQACWGGQIKNFSKSNGIFPWPYGATATGLPLAAGQITAEELQSGQINHVIGISLVELADKSIFSWPANRSDGSNPKNLPHRIPEGTRFRLDPSINLDALKLTSVAKIIAKAAQIYGFVVWDKSGAISLRAENVLSYTALGLANPYPALFAGKQSWAILKNFPWDKLQFLSRNYGK